In Afipia sp. GAS231, a single window of DNA contains:
- a CDS encoding lipopolysaccharide biosynthesis protein: MTAQKRSYHLLGNSAWNATAFLVSVGLNLIILPFVLLSLGANVFGIAGLVTACIAPALAFSNTLALSTTRELAQRLAASERDDARRFFAAALLLAIATGGAIVILFALAGPPLARLAFHLNGMDGSDLTLAFVLGALGWLCQCLSAVFLALFTARQDYRRIASINIVSTVMATGAMLVLIPRWPLASTFLGCQALGFAASLVAAFALSLRTIRQWLAPPAFHRGPLGQLVRLGAWQLAAQGGGLIAGQADRYLLGALMPPQFVGFYTVAQRLEEAMYVGILKVGEILFPLFSTMQRESIDRKADLLFRSSWILNLLAASALGALIPVAGPLLDVWTGREAATEAQQVLVVLAVAGMIGCSANVFAFYLLAQGRSQSNALISMVTAVFTLATSAVTLPTFGWQAAGWSACVGMIAQMVTTVILLRRGFGLAGMWSRVLHFVLMPLGIGIATALVLRYIGRDALSDHAPAWWYVGGIYLLAAGIIFVVVVAASRIGPYGDACWRDLRVIASRFLPMRAS, translated from the coding sequence ATGACGGCACAAAAACGCAGTTATCATCTGTTGGGAAATTCGGCGTGGAACGCGACGGCGTTCCTCGTGAGCGTCGGATTGAATCTGATCATCCTTCCATTCGTCCTGTTGAGCCTGGGAGCGAACGTGTTCGGAATTGCCGGCCTGGTGACCGCCTGCATTGCGCCTGCCTTGGCCTTCAGCAATACGCTTGCATTGTCGACGACCCGCGAATTGGCCCAGCGGCTGGCGGCAAGCGAGCGCGATGATGCACGACGTTTCTTCGCGGCGGCATTGTTACTGGCGATCGCGACGGGCGGGGCGATCGTGATCCTGTTCGCGCTCGCCGGTCCGCCGCTCGCGCGTCTTGCGTTCCATCTGAACGGCATGGACGGCAGCGATCTCACGCTTGCCTTTGTTCTCGGTGCGCTCGGCTGGCTGTGTCAGTGTCTGTCCGCGGTCTTTCTGGCCCTGTTCACGGCCCGGCAGGATTACCGGCGCATCGCTTCGATCAACATCGTCAGTACGGTCATGGCGACGGGGGCCATGCTGGTGCTGATCCCCCGCTGGCCGCTGGCCTCGACATTTCTCGGCTGCCAGGCGTTGGGCTTTGCCGCGAGCCTGGTCGCAGCGTTCGCGCTGTCGCTCCGGACGATCCGTCAGTGGCTGGCGCCTCCCGCCTTTCATCGAGGTCCGCTGGGTCAGCTCGTCAGGCTGGGAGCCTGGCAGCTCGCCGCTCAAGGCGGCGGCCTCATTGCCGGGCAAGCCGATCGGTACCTGCTCGGAGCCTTGATGCCGCCGCAGTTCGTCGGGTTCTATACCGTCGCGCAGCGGCTGGAAGAGGCGATGTATGTCGGCATCCTGAAAGTCGGCGAAATCCTGTTCCCGCTCTTCAGTACGATGCAGAGGGAGTCCATCGATCGCAAGGCCGATCTGCTGTTCCGATCCTCCTGGATATTGAACCTGCTCGCCGCGAGCGCGCTCGGAGCACTGATCCCCGTCGCCGGGCCGCTGCTCGATGTATGGACCGGTCGCGAAGCGGCGACCGAAGCCCAGCAGGTACTGGTCGTGCTCGCCGTCGCCGGCATGATCGGATGCAGCGCCAATGTTTTCGCGTTCTATCTGCTGGCGCAGGGTCGGTCCCAGTCCAACGCCTTGATCTCGATGGTGACGGCCGTATTCACGCTTGCCACCAGCGCCGTGACCCTGCCCACTTTCGGATGGCAGGCGGCGGGCTGGAGCGCCTGCGTCGGCATGATCGCCCAGATGGTCACCACCGTCATCCTGCTGCGTCGAGGTTTTGGTCTCGCCGGCATGTGGTCGCGTGTTCTCCATTTTGTCTTGATGCCACTTGGGATCGGCATCGCGACGGCGCTGGTCTTGCGCTATATCGGCCGAGATGCCCTGTCCGACCATGCGCCGGCTTGGTGGTACGTGGGAGGAATCTATTTGCTGGCGGCCGGTATCATTTTTGTCGTCGTGGTCGCAGCATCGCGGATCGGCCCCTATGGCGACGCTTGCTGGCGGGATCTTCGTGTCATCGCCAGCCGCTTCCTGCCGATGAGGGCCTCCTAG
- a CDS encoding glycosyltransferase family 4 protein, producing MQRARRIVVVTQHYAPDPNTTAIFMTAIAEQLALESPVVVFSGWSGSAAAASQRQGGPHIIEIRNWMPAKAALVKRAAAELWFSIRVFFILLMRLQRGDVVVTVTAPFMLPYSVAAAAWLRRARSVLILHDLFPDVLVMAGLMRPRSIAATAIHAANALMYRALSAVIVIGRDTTQLLKRYKGVTPDKICFIPNWATLPIGLRPIESNNSYRQVCKRGFIVGLSGNLGFTHDPLVVFEAARMLLDADDIGFLLSGWGTGFESLQALQAEAKLPNVVMMGRVPETDLAEFLASADLWIIPYRKNAAGVSVPSRFYNLLAIGRPVAIVSEANAEAAVTIRDNDIGWVVPPGNPAALAAAIRAAASSGQARAKGMRAVEVAGQYSFKQAMTRYRNLVHRLLEKPV from the coding sequence ATGCAGCGCGCGAGAAGAATTGTCGTGGTGACCCAGCACTACGCGCCGGATCCAAACACAACCGCGATATTCATGACTGCCATTGCCGAGCAACTGGCGCTTGAATCTCCTGTCGTGGTTTTTTCCGGCTGGAGCGGGTCCGCGGCCGCCGCTTCGCAGCGCCAGGGTGGTCCGCATATCATCGAAATTAGGAACTGGATGCCGGCGAAGGCCGCGCTGGTGAAACGGGCAGCCGCCGAACTCTGGTTCAGCATCCGCGTGTTCTTTATCCTGCTGATGCGCCTGCAACGGGGAGACGTCGTCGTTACCGTCACGGCGCCGTTCATGCTGCCCTATTCGGTCGCCGCCGCGGCGTGGCTGCGCCGCGCCCGGTCCGTGCTGATCCTGCACGATCTGTTCCCGGACGTCCTGGTGATGGCCGGACTGATGCGGCCGCGCTCGATCGCGGCGACGGCCATTCACGCAGCGAACGCCCTGATGTACCGTGCGCTCAGCGCGGTCATTGTTATCGGGCGCGACACCACGCAGCTCCTCAAGCGATACAAGGGCGTGACACCGGACAAGATCTGTTTCATCCCGAACTGGGCAACCCTCCCCATCGGTCTGCGGCCGATCGAATCGAACAACAGCTACCGACAAGTGTGCAAGCGTGGCTTCATCGTGGGCCTTTCCGGCAACCTCGGATTTACGCACGACCCGCTGGTAGTGTTCGAGGCAGCCCGAATGCTTCTGGATGCGGACGATATCGGTTTTCTGCTGTCCGGCTGGGGAACGGGCTTTGAGAGTCTGCAAGCCTTGCAAGCGGAGGCCAAGCTACCAAATGTCGTGATGATGGGCCGCGTCCCCGAGACCGATCTGGCCGAGTTTCTGGCGTCCGCCGACCTGTGGATCATTCCATATCGCAAGAACGCTGCCGGGGTGTCCGTTCCGAGCCGATTTTACAATCTGCTGGCGATCGGCCGCCCTGTCGCGATCGTTTCCGAGGCAAATGCTGAAGCCGCGGTAACAATTAGGGACAACGATATCGGCTGGGTAGTGCCACCAGGCAATCCCGCAGCGCTGGCTGCAGCGATCAGGGCCGCCGCATCTTCGGGGCAGGCTCGGGCAAAGGGCATGCGCGCCGTCGAAGTCGCGGGGCAATACAGTTTTAAGCAAGCGATGACAAGATATCGCAATCTCGTGCACCGGCTGCTAGAGAAGCCGGTATGA
- a CDS encoding NAD-dependent epimerase/dehydratase family protein — protein MKEGRPVVLLTGASGFIGRHLAPALRSQGWIVRSALRRPPLGADDALIPSIDGETNWDAALRDVDAVVHLAARVHHPESDGEHSLYHSLNRDGTVRLAQSAAKAGIGHFIYMSTILVNGSKTDGQGPFREDDVPAPKGLYPISKAEAEKGLAIVAQTTNLKITVIRPPLVYGPAALGNFRRLFGAIKAGLPLPLAAIRNRRAFVGIENLVSFITLRLTHPGRSFEVFLIADDEQLSTPEFARRIAKACGGRAYMFPLPDAVLRLFFKITGRPEFGDSLLGSMEIDITTARKTGWTPKVALDDGLRFAVEGSEPGSCES, from the coding sequence GTGAAAGAGGGTCGGCCGGTCGTCCTTTTGACGGGGGCCAGCGGTTTTATCGGTCGTCATCTGGCACCTGCGCTCAGAAGCCAAGGCTGGATCGTTCGGAGCGCCTTACGCAGGCCACCACTCGGCGCCGATGACGCGCTGATCCCGTCCATCGACGGCGAGACGAACTGGGACGCCGCACTGCGCGACGTCGATGCCGTGGTGCACCTGGCTGCCCGTGTCCATCACCCCGAATCCGATGGCGAGCACAGCCTTTACCATTCGCTCAATCGGGACGGGACGGTCAGGCTCGCTCAATCCGCGGCAAAGGCGGGCATCGGTCACTTCATCTACATGAGCACGATTCTTGTGAACGGCAGCAAGACGGACGGGCAAGGACCGTTCCGGGAGGATGATGTTCCCGCACCGAAGGGCCTCTATCCAATTTCGAAGGCCGAAGCCGAGAAAGGTCTCGCGATCGTCGCACAGACAACAAACCTGAAGATAACAGTCATTCGCCCACCGTTGGTTTACGGACCGGCGGCGCTCGGCAATTTCCGTCGGTTGTTCGGCGCCATCAAGGCCGGGCTGCCGCTGCCGCTCGCCGCCATTCGCAATCGCCGCGCTTTCGTGGGCATCGAAAATCTGGTGTCGTTCATCACGCTCCGGCTTACCCATCCCGGGAGATCGTTCGAGGTGTTCCTGATAGCCGACGACGAGCAGCTTTCGACACCCGAATTCGCGCGCCGGATCGCGAAGGCCTGCGGCGGGCGGGCCTACATGTTTCCATTGCCCGATGCCGTACTCCGTCTGTTCTTCAAGATCACAGGACGGCCCGAGTTCGGCGACAGCCTGCTGGGCTCCATGGAGATCGACATTACAACGGCGCGCAAAACCGGGTGGACGCCGAAGGTGGCGCTCGACGACGGCCTGCGGTTCGCCGTTGAAGGCTCAGAGCCCGGTTCCTGCGAATCCTGA
- a CDS encoding class I SAM-dependent methyltransferase — translation MDNPELRTDDREFYAGAVDYFDTENVQQIGKHLEIVQSYIAAIADSLDEFYAHKNGNVRFVEIGAGTCLTSLSLRKMYPKARFTCVDISMSRMQQLIENSARLVGVDGGDIEFAECDMSNKLPFGDGQFDIVVFDASLHHSRNMWLTLSECKRILAPGGAVAAFREQYLAPISASYALKRLLLTKEVQSGVAENAYLKEQYAYYFLANGFSPQFRGVTPGAKWRLLSPLNGLLFSKWSIWAPVTR, via the coding sequence ATGGATAATCCCGAACTTCGTACCGATGATCGAGAGTTTTATGCCGGAGCGGTAGATTACTTCGATACTGAAAACGTACAGCAGATCGGAAAGCATCTCGAGATCGTCCAATCGTATATCGCCGCCATCGCGGATAGTTTGGACGAGTTCTACGCCCACAAAAACGGCAACGTCCGCTTTGTCGAGATTGGCGCCGGGACTTGCCTCACGTCACTCTCGCTCCGAAAGATGTATCCAAAGGCCAGATTCACATGCGTCGACATTTCGATGTCGCGGATGCAACAGTTGATTGAAAACTCTGCCAGGCTCGTCGGCGTGGACGGCGGCGATATCGAATTCGCCGAATGCGACATGTCCAACAAGCTGCCGTTCGGCGACGGCCAGTTCGACATCGTCGTATTCGATGCATCGCTGCATCATTCGCGCAACATGTGGCTCACGCTTTCGGAGTGCAAGCGAATCCTGGCGCCCGGCGGCGCCGTGGCGGCCTTCCGCGAGCAATATCTGGCGCCGATTTCCGCGAGCTACGCGCTGAAGCGCCTGCTGCTGACGAAAGAAGTTCAATCGGGGGTGGCCGAAAATGCATATCTGAAGGAACAGTACGCATATTATTTCCTGGCCAACGGCTTTTCGCCGCAGTTCCGTGGAGTCACGCCGGGCGCAAAATGGCGTTTGCTTTCGCCACTGAATGGCCTGCTTTTTTCCAAGTGGTCGATCTGGGCGCCCGTCACCCGTTGA
- a CDS encoding DapH/DapD/GlmU-related protein — translation MKEAIRKLVRLAPVTILVRLSMWAIGAALRAASVLKTAALFPHAAELPYCHWSVTVKNAENIRLGQGVVIGPKCTLGATGGITLGDHVRLSEGVMIESAGLDFTRDPPYPHVHRPIFIEEGVWIGAHAVILAGVTVGARSIVGAGAVVSRSVPADTIVAGTGVNQWPRQEGRTHRGER, via the coding sequence TTGAAGGAAGCAATCCGCAAGCTGGTACGCCTTGCGCCGGTAACAATCCTGGTCCGTCTTTCGATGTGGGCGATCGGGGCGGCATTACGCGCTGCGAGCGTCCTGAAAACCGCGGCGCTGTTTCCGCATGCTGCCGAATTGCCGTATTGTCACTGGTCGGTCACCGTGAAAAACGCTGAAAACATCCGGCTTGGACAGGGTGTCGTGATCGGACCGAAATGCACGCTCGGTGCCACCGGCGGAATTACGCTCGGCGATCATGTCCGGCTTTCGGAAGGAGTCATGATCGAAAGCGCCGGACTGGATTTTACCAGAGATCCTCCCTACCCGCACGTGCACCGGCCGATCTTCATCGAAGAGGGAGTCTGGATCGGCGCCCACGCGGTGATCCTGGCGGGCGTCACCGTGGGCGCCCGCAGCATCGTCGGCGCCGGCGCGGTCGTCAGCCGCTCCGTTCCTGCTGACACGATTGTTGCCGGCACCGGCGTCAACCAGTGGCCGCGGCAGGAAGGCCGCACTCACCGCGGCGAAAGATAG
- a CDS encoding phytanoyl-CoA dioxygenase family protein — protein sequence MLKEKLARGLKVLTDKRYRQFYAQRQILGVPSRERKANSLASRLPVFEARGTGETSAQTAILKDRGYLFLNNLIKPDQLQAMHAFFSVNECADPYRPEFGKFVAPDNAPPQTHVAFFSNEAIIRAPHVLDIANDPNVLSIVSGFLGAKPTISLITAWWSMPHKDGKAEEAELFHRDVDDIRFVKLFCYLTDVDEVSGPHMFVPGSQSIDRLTKIRRYQDSEILDAFGETSVTTFTGKAGTAFLENTYGFHRGVPPTRKPRLLFQVLYSLRNSIYGPDKPVGRIGANGVPAGIDPFINRVYLSPR from the coding sequence ATGCTGAAAGAAAAGCTCGCACGGGGTTTGAAAGTCCTGACCGACAAGCGCTATCGGCAGTTCTATGCGCAGCGGCAAATTCTCGGCGTGCCGTCGCGCGAACGCAAGGCCAACAGTCTCGCCAGCAGATTACCGGTCTTCGAAGCTAGGGGCACCGGGGAGACGTCGGCCCAGACGGCCATCCTGAAAGATCGCGGCTATCTGTTTCTGAACAATCTGATCAAGCCGGACCAGCTGCAGGCCATGCACGCCTTCTTTTCGGTCAACGAATGCGCCGACCCCTACCGGCCGGAGTTCGGCAAGTTTGTCGCGCCTGATAATGCGCCGCCGCAGACCCATGTCGCCTTTTTTTCGAACGAGGCCATCATTCGCGCGCCGCATGTACTGGATATCGCGAACGACCCGAACGTGCTGAGCATCGTTTCCGGATTTCTGGGTGCCAAACCCACGATCAGCCTGATCACCGCGTGGTGGTCGATGCCGCACAAGGACGGCAAAGCTGAAGAGGCCGAGCTGTTTCATCGCGACGTCGATGACATCCGCTTCGTCAAGTTGTTCTGCTATCTGACCGATGTCGACGAGGTTTCGGGTCCGCACATGTTCGTGCCGGGATCGCAGAGCATCGACAGGCTGACCAAGATCCGCCGCTATCAGGACAGTGAAATCCTGGATGCCTTCGGTGAAACCAGCGTCACCACGTTCACCGGCAAGGCGGGGACCGCGTTTCTCGAAAATACCTATGGTTTCCATCGCGGAGTTCCGCCGACGCGGAAGCCGCGCCTATTGTTCCAGGTGCTGTATTCGCTCCGCAACTCGATCTACGGACCGGACAAACCCGTCGGACGCATCGGTGCGAATGGCGTGCCCGCCGGCATCGATCCCTTCATCAACCGGGTCTATCTTTCGCCGCGGTGA
- a CDS encoding class I SAM-dependent methyltransferase — translation MTERSQKDVFLSSEGDAWYGRNLQHLREPGPDIVLITLDEMGVAPKSVLEIGCANGYRVASICERFGATGSGVEPSASAVADGRTRFPSLSLEVGTADALPFSDGQFDLVVFGFCFYLVDPRLHLRCVAEADRVLAEGGLLLIYDFIEPVPYYNDYAHRPGIRSYKMEFSRFFLASPAYRLLRRNMAPSAHGVPKPDQTIGVDVLRKSDATAFPPNPYLSV, via the coding sequence ATGACAGAGCGCAGCCAGAAGGACGTTTTTCTCAGCAGCGAGGGCGACGCTTGGTATGGGCGAAATCTGCAGCATCTGCGCGAACCGGGTCCGGACATCGTCCTCATCACGCTGGACGAAATGGGGGTTGCGCCAAAATCGGTCCTCGAGATCGGTTGCGCCAACGGATATCGGGTCGCCAGCATTTGCGAGCGGTTTGGCGCGACCGGATCTGGCGTCGAGCCCTCCGCCAGCGCCGTTGCCGACGGCCGTACCCGGTTTCCATCGCTGTCACTCGAAGTCGGGACCGCCGATGCGTTGCCGTTCTCGGACGGGCAGTTCGACCTAGTCGTGTTTGGCTTCTGTTTCTATCTGGTCGATCCACGCCTGCATCTGCGGTGTGTCGCCGAAGCCGACCGGGTGCTGGCGGAAGGTGGCCTGCTGCTCATCTACGACTTCATCGAACCGGTTCCCTATTACAACGACTATGCGCACCGGCCGGGAATACGGTCGTACAAGATGGAATTCTCGCGCTTCTTCCTTGCCAGTCCCGCCTATAGATTGCTGCGTCGCAACATGGCGCCGTCGGCGCATGGCGTGCCAAAGCCGGACCAGACCATCGGGGTCGATGTGCTCCGCAAGAGCGATGCCACGGCCTTTCCACCGAACCCTTATTTGTCGGTTTGA
- a CDS encoding oligosaccharide flippase family protein, whose product MVGPGLLLTTAAVIVMLVAKSPAQAVVLSACTIALAQITLSSYSRTFSHRNLALWFEGLSIFGIAVVALCLALTGTAGLLPLAIVSALVAVVFVIGALALFARLRQTELTTRLRSAARIGLPLLAFTLSSIWASVCGRVYIGAFLGTEDLSVYSVDFRVASALLIVHSVIATGLFARLYSMPSRQYDRLLSYYLAAIALVAVAMIGVFPLVVGTFRFRSIGTDNINAAIQLFPIVMLQVYAWGAWASLEMRLARTRRSSPAARKTITLMLAIAAILAGLGTQGLLTLTLCTFLVALQMLGGVAVQLWTLWRRGAKMPFSAIVFAFGAVVIALSSQIAAK is encoded by the coding sequence GTGGTCGGCCCCGGCCTGCTGCTGACAACGGCAGCGGTGATTGTCATGCTTGTCGCCAAATCGCCAGCGCAAGCGGTCGTGCTGAGTGCGTGCACCATCGCACTCGCGCAGATAACGCTGAGCTCCTATAGCCGAACGTTCTCGCATCGAAATCTGGCGCTATGGTTCGAAGGTCTTTCGATCTTCGGAATCGCCGTCGTCGCGCTTTGCCTCGCATTAACTGGAACTGCGGGCCTGTTGCCGCTCGCCATCGTGTCGGCGCTGGTCGCCGTTGTTTTCGTGATCGGCGCGTTGGCCCTGTTCGCGCGGCTGCGGCAGACCGAACTGACGACCAGGCTGCGCAGCGCCGCCCGCATCGGACTGCCGCTGCTGGCATTCACGCTCTCTTCGATCTGGGCCTCCGTCTGCGGTCGCGTCTATATCGGCGCATTCCTCGGAACCGAGGACCTCTCGGTTTATTCCGTCGACTTCCGTGTCGCCTCCGCGCTGCTGATCGTGCACAGCGTCATCGCGACCGGCCTGTTCGCACGTCTCTACAGCATGCCGTCGCGGCAATACGACCGCTTGCTGAGTTACTATCTCGCGGCCATCGCGTTGGTGGCCGTTGCGATGATTGGGGTCTTCCCCTTGGTTGTCGGCACCTTTCGCTTCCGCTCGATCGGAACGGACAATATCAACGCGGCGATCCAGCTTTTTCCGATTGTAATGCTGCAGGTCTACGCCTGGGGAGCCTGGGCATCGCTTGAGATGCGGCTTGCGCGGACCAGACGGTCGTCACCCGCTGCTCGAAAGACCATCACCCTCATGCTTGCGATTGCAGCGATACTGGCCGGTCTCGGCACGCAGGGACTGCTCACGCTAACGCTCTGCACGTTCCTGGTTGCCTTGCAGATGCTGGGCGGCGTCGCGGTTCAACTCTGGACGCTGTGGCGGCGCGGCGCAAAAATGCCTTTTTCAGCAATTGTGTTCGCGTTTGGTGCGGTTGTGATCGCACTCAGCTCCCAGATTGCCGCAAAATGA
- the pseG gene encoding UDP-2,4-diacetamido-2,4,6-trideoxy-beta-L-altropyranose hydrolase, whose amino-acid sequence MGNNIRNSTVSCLQTSRVGIRASASNKIGGGHIVRCTTLASALARFGASCSFYSDTETLGFIPQEPAIELIGDSQIDDKLVHGRFGKFDIFICDHYGLDARFERALRPNAGVLVVIDDLADRPHDCDLLVDMTLNRPGSVYDGLLPRYASVLAGVRYALVREEFSALRPQSLARRGSGRVERILISFGLTDPDGLCAQTVDLVREICSKLPDFKTADIMIGSQSDQLADLHRHINGDARFNVHVGARNPSAIMAQADIAIGAGGTTSWERCCLGLPTILVSIADNQQAIAAALEAAGAVVLLPSRESFRADLPTVLAGLARSPAAVLDLGVAAAGICDGRGAERVAEYIFDLYERKRTRAERD is encoded by the coding sequence TTGGGCAACAACATTCGCAACTCAACGGTGTCTTGTTTGCAAACTAGTCGGGTCGGTATTCGGGCCAGCGCCAGCAACAAGATTGGTGGCGGGCACATCGTGAGGTGCACGACGCTGGCTTCGGCGCTCGCAAGATTTGGCGCGTCCTGCAGCTTCTATTCGGATACCGAGACGCTTGGATTTATCCCGCAGGAACCGGCAATCGAGCTCATTGGCGACAGCCAGATCGACGACAAGCTGGTCCATGGCCGGTTCGGAAAATTCGATATCTTCATCTGCGACCACTACGGACTGGATGCAAGGTTCGAGCGCGCCCTGCGCCCCAATGCTGGGGTATTGGTCGTCATCGATGATTTGGCCGATCGGCCGCATGATTGCGATTTGCTGGTCGATATGACGCTGAACCGGCCAGGTTCCGTTTACGACGGCCTGCTTCCAAGGTACGCATCCGTACTCGCGGGGGTCCGGTACGCTCTGGTCCGGGAGGAATTTTCGGCACTTCGCCCGCAAAGTCTCGCCCGTCGCGGCAGCGGCAGAGTCGAACGTATTCTGATTTCGTTCGGCTTGACGGATCCGGACGGCCTGTGTGCCCAGACTGTCGACCTCGTTCGCGAGATTTGCAGCAAGCTGCCGGATTTCAAGACCGCAGACATCATGATCGGATCGCAATCGGATCAGCTTGCCGACTTGCACCGGCACATAAACGGCGACGCGCGCTTCAACGTTCATGTCGGCGCCAGGAATCCATCCGCTATCATGGCGCAGGCGGATATTGCGATCGGTGCCGGCGGGACGACGTCGTGGGAACGCTGTTGCCTGGGTTTACCGACAATTCTCGTCTCGATTGCCGATAACCAGCAAGCCATCGCAGCGGCCCTTGAGGCAGCCGGCGCCGTGGTTCTGCTGCCTTCGCGTGAATCCTTTCGCGCCGATCTTCCGACGGTGCTGGCGGGGCTTGCACGAAGTCCCGCCGCAGTCTTGGATCTGGGTGTTGCGGCGGCCGGAATATGCGATGGACGCGGCGCCGAGCGCGTTGCCGAATACATTTTTGATCTCTATGAGCGCAAGCGCACGCGCGCCGAAAGGGACTAA
- a CDS encoding formyltransferase family protein has product MPLRVHVLCAEGHPVVASLLRWKENQETNKVDVIFRPEDARGGDILFLISCPFIIDDNIRSRYGKTLIVHASDLPIGRGWSPMVWEVIQGAKSITVTLLEAAEKIDSGAIWKKQNFQIADHELYDEINEKLFGITCELMNFAVVNFRTVIPVPQDDRAPSYHRKRTPNDSKIDPDRSIREQFDLLRICDPLRFPAFFELNGQMYDIEIRKRPRS; this is encoded by the coding sequence ATGCCGCTGAGGGTTCACGTACTTTGTGCAGAAGGACACCCGGTCGTAGCGTCTCTTCTACGTTGGAAAGAAAATCAGGAGACGAACAAAGTCGACGTGATCTTTCGGCCCGAGGATGCGCGAGGCGGCGACATCCTCTTCCTGATTTCATGCCCTTTCATCATCGATGACAATATCCGCTCTCGATACGGAAAAACACTGATCGTTCATGCCTCCGATCTTCCGATTGGACGAGGATGGTCGCCGATGGTCTGGGAGGTGATTCAGGGTGCCAAATCAATCACCGTGACGCTGCTCGAAGCTGCGGAAAAGATCGATAGCGGCGCAATCTGGAAGAAGCAGAACTTTCAGATCGCAGATCATGAACTATACGACGAGATCAACGAAAAGCTTTTCGGTATTACATGCGAGTTGATGAACTTTGCAGTCGTCAATTTCCGTACCGTCATTCCAGTCCCGCAGGATGATCGAGCCCCCTCCTACCATCGCAAACGAACGCCTAACGACAGCAAAATCGATCCGGATCGAAGCATTCGGGAACAGTTCGATCTACTGAGAATTTGTGACCCTTTGCGCTTCCCCGCATTCTTTGAACTGAATGGCCAAATGTATGATATCGAGATACGAAAACGACCGCGAAGCTAG
- the pseI gene encoding pseudaminic acid synthase produces MASKTATFEIAGRPIGPDYPPYIIAEISANHQGKLEKALDLLEAAAATGADAIKIQTYTANTITIPHEGDDFRIKGGLWDGYLLYDLYKEAETPYEWHAALFAKARQLGITLFSTPFDETAVDLLAGLDAPAYKIASFEVIDLPLIAYAAKHGKPIIISTGMADLGEIQEAVETARSNGAGGVALLHCTSAYPAPIEEANVRTVAHLGAAFGAVSGLSDHAPGSAACVASIVLGGSIIEKHFTISRAEGGPDAAFSLEPHEFRRLVDDCRSAWSALGTVGYSLTQSEKGSTRFRRSIYAVKPIKAGQLLTNENVRSIRPGFGLPPKYLPEIIGRTAARDIAYGEPLTWSAIA; encoded by the coding sequence ATGGCTTCCAAAACTGCGACGTTTGAGATAGCGGGACGGCCGATAGGCCCAGACTACCCACCCTACATTATTGCAGAGATATCGGCGAACCACCAAGGAAAGTTGGAGAAGGCTCTCGACTTGCTGGAGGCTGCGGCTGCGACCGGAGCCGACGCGATCAAGATTCAAACCTACACGGCCAACACCATCACCATCCCTCACGAAGGCGACGACTTTCGTATCAAGGGAGGGCTATGGGACGGATATCTGCTTTACGATCTCTACAAGGAAGCGGAAACGCCTTACGAGTGGCACGCGGCCTTGTTTGCCAAGGCGCGTCAGCTTGGTATCACGCTGTTCTCGACCCCGTTTGACGAGACGGCAGTCGATCTGCTCGCCGGCCTTGATGCGCCTGCCTACAAGATCGCTTCCTTCGAAGTCATCGATCTGCCCTTGATCGCGTATGCGGCAAAGCATGGCAAGCCGATAATCATCTCAACCGGCATGGCCGATCTCGGCGAGATCCAGGAAGCCGTGGAAACCGCGAGAAGCAATGGCGCCGGCGGGGTTGCGCTGCTGCATTGTACAAGCGCCTATCCCGCGCCGATTGAAGAGGCCAACGTGCGTACTGTCGCACATCTCGGAGCGGCGTTCGGCGCCGTATCGGGGCTTTCCGATCACGCACCAGGGTCGGCCGCTTGTGTCGCATCGATTGTGCTGGGCGGTTCCATCATCGAAAAACACTTTACGATTTCACGCGCCGAAGGCGGCCCGGACGCTGCGTTTTCACTTGAGCCACACGAATTCAGGAGGCTTGTCGATGATTGCAGGTCCGCTTGGTCTGCGCTCGGCACGGTCGGCTACAGTCTGACCCAAAGCGAAAAAGGCAGCACACGATTTCGCCGGTCGATCTACGCGGTCAAGCCGATCAAGGCGGGGCAACTTCTGACGAACGAGAACGTTCGTTCGATAAGACCGGGATTCGGGCTTCCGCCAAAATATTTGCCTGAGATTATCGGACGCACGGCCGCCCGTGACATAGCCTATGGCGAACCGCTAACGTGGTCGGCGATCGCTTGA